The Schistocerca cancellata isolate TAMUIC-IGC-003103 chromosome 4, iqSchCanc2.1, whole genome shotgun sequence genome contains a region encoding:
- the LOC126185034 gene encoding mucin-5AC-like isoform X2, giving the protein MATEESPFGAFLEKSWIEWYEHIKDGQVSSDEEETPSRPSGDCMRLPKEDMGLFGHCPERDPFYTVVCEQCKALVKPQGLRSHMEIWHRPRPPDAPVPTPEPVEKVLANRLPSTSKTGAGNKSGAGNVKLKVKKPSQPTVSTGHPPSAAAAAAAPAPPTPAPPLGAVPVTLTLTVPVSVPVQVPVPAHAAAALANDPDLGPPVASVAPGPDAVLETIPVVIEPAKAPVRTHSPPIRQSQQKKRPRVSRDREYDPDKHCGVWNPETGRPCTRSLTCKSHSLSMRRAVAGRSQNFDRLLAEHRSAKEALGRKGKGAGASLAPSAAVRGSVQGRSPARHRSQSQNAVPSSAGNQLNTSLPIRSEGNVVLGEMRLNHVVAPSVQAIQNVITPTPETAESILRTQSTTTSKYPLIATLARFTPTVTVKAQEDNVVAYSRKAEDGSWVTTVAPKPVAVVSLTCRKQGVVKFSSRRPDQSRNGLQTALTEGVVRVPMTSEIYSIQLNNATNHAASTMKSVLTNISTKPSLLGANTLLINSAKNHVPILPNITRKNQNSGTQNSANSFKNIFAKCVTTSAKTVGNSKPSLVKTGQFHMPNILSASLKRPTETYKSSAEAKRKRKNTTVNAVEVMTSLLGKKPAGTPTFALTTPLIKVSLPSGITANCSQPEVVNSNSVFSSQTTSAEHPKPIMAVASLPDVVKASSVKGVTQNVRIAASSSAIHVPANSIAYLTAGPVTFQKIPVLSPQ; this is encoded by the exons ACATGGGGTTGTTCGGCCACTGTCCAGAGAGAGACCCGTTTTATACTGTTGTGTGTGAACAGTGTAAGGCACTGGTGAAACCTCAAGGCCTGCGGAGCCATATGG AAATATGGCACAGACCAAGGCCTCCAGATGCTCCAGTGCCAACACCAGAACCGGTCGAGAAAGTTCTGGCAAACAGATTGCCCTCCACAAGCAAAACAGGAGCTGGAAATAAATCGGGGGCTGGAAATGTAAAATTGAAGGTGAAGAAACCTTCCCAGCCCACAGTTTCAACAGGTCATCCCCCTTCCGCAGCAGCGGCGGCCGCGGCGCCCgcgccccccacccccgcccctcctCTGGGGGCGGTGCCGGTGACGCTGACGCTGACAGTGCCGGTCTCGGTCCCTGTGCAGGTCCCAGTGCCGGCTCACGCGGCCGCCGCCTTGGCAAACGACCCCGACCTGGGGCCACCCGTAGCTTCAGTAGCTCCAGGGCCAGACGCAGTTCTGGAAACCATTCCCGTTGTAATAGAGCCTGCAAAAGCACCCGTACGGACTCACTCACCCCCCATTCGGCAGTCTCAGCAGAAGAAAAGACCTCGAGTATCAAGGGATCGAGAGTACGATCCAGACAAGCATTGCGGTGTGTGGAATCCAGAGACAGGAAGACCATGCACTCGCTCCCTTACGTGCAAGTCTCATTCCCTGTCGATGCGGCGCGCAGTGGCGGGCCGCAGCCAAAACTTCGACAGACTGCTGGCAGAACACAGGTCTGCCAAAGAAGCTTTAGGGCGAAAGGGAAAGGGTGCAGGAGCATCCCTTGCACCCTCCGCCGCAGTCCGAGGCTCAGTGCAAGGGCGGTCTCCAGCTCGGCATCGGAGTCAGTCACAG aatGCAGTACCCAGTTCGGCTGGCAACCAGTTAAACACGTCTCTTCCCATAAGAAGCGAAGGAAACGTCGTACTAGGTGAAATGCGACTGAATCATGTGGTTGCTCCTTCAGTACAGGCCATCCAAAATGTAATTACCCCAACACCAGAAACTGCAGAGAGCATTTTACGGACCCAGTCTACAACTACCTCAAAGTACCCACTTATTGCAACTCTTGCAAGGTTCACCCCAACAGTTACTGTGAAAGCGCAAGAAGACAATGTTGTTGCATATTCTCGAAAAGCTGAGGATGGCTCGTGGGTGACAACAGTTGCACCAAAGcctgttgca GTGGTTTCGCTTACCTGTCGAAAGCAGGGTGTTGTGAAGTTTTCAAGCCGACGTCCAGATCAATCAAGAAATGGCCTGCAGACTGCATtaacagaaggagttgtcagagTACCAATGACCAGTGAGATATACAGCATTCAGCTGAACAATGCTACAAATCATGCAGCATCTACGATGAAATCTGTCCTCACAAACATTAGCACCAAACCTAGTTTGTTAGGTGCAAACACACTTCTAATAAACTCAGCAAAGAATCACGTGCCAATTCTTCCCAACATAACACGTAAGAACCAGAATTCTGGTACTCAGAATAGTGCTAATAGCTTTAAAAACATTTTTGCCAAATGTGTTACGACTAGTGCAAAGACTGTGGGTAACTCAAAACCATCACTTGTGAAGACTGGTCAGTTTCATATGCCAAATATTCTTAGTGCAAGTCTGAAGAGGCCTACAGAGACATATAAATCTAGTGCTGAAGctaagaggaaaagaaaaaatacaACTGTAAATGCCGTTGAAGTTATGACCAGTTTGTTGGGAAAGAAACCTGCTGGTACTCCAACATTTGCTTTAACTACTCCTCTCATAAAGGTTTCACTTCCTAGTGGAATTACCGCAAACTGCAGTCAACCGGAAGTTGTAAACTCAAATTCTGTATTCAGCTCACAAACAACCAGTGCTGAACACCCGAAACCTATTATGGCAGTTGCTTCGTTGCCTGATGTAGTGAAAGCATCATCTGTAAAAG GTGTAACACAGAATGTAAGAATAGCAGCATCGAGTAGTGCTATCCACGTACCAGCTAACTCTATAGCCTACCTGACTGCTGGACCTGTTACATTTCAAAAAATACCAGTCCTCAGCCCTCAG
- the LOC126185034 gene encoding mucin-5AC-like isoform X1 gives MATEESPFGAFLEKSWTEWYEHIKDGQVSSDEEETPSRPSGDCMRLPKEDMGLFGHCPERDPFYTVVCEQCKALVKPQGLRSHMEIWHRPRPPDAPVPTPEPVEKVLANRLPSTSKTGAGNKSGAGNVKLKVKKPSQPTVSTGHPPSAAAAAAAPAPPTPAPPLGAVPVTLTLTVPVSVPVQVPVPAHAAAALANDPDLGPPVASVAPGPDAVLETIPVVIEPAKAPVRTHSPPIRQSQQKKRPRVSRDREYDPDKHCGVWNPETGRPCTRSLTCKSHSLSMRRAVAGRSQNFDRLLAEHRSAKEALGRKGKGAGASLAPSAAVRGSVQGRSPARHRSQSQNAVPSSAGNQLNTSLPIRSEGNVVLGEMRLNHVVAPSVQAIQNVITPTPETAESILRTQSTTTSKYPLIATLARFTPTVTVKAQEDNVVAYSRKAEDGSWVTTVAPKPVAVVSLTCRKQGVVKFSSRRPDQSRNGLQTALTEGVVRVPMTSEIYSIQLNNATNHAASTMKSVLTNISTKPSLLGANTLLINSAKNHVPILPNITRKNQNSGTQNSANSFKNIFAKCVTTSAKTVGNSKPSLVKTGQFHMPNILSASLKRPTETYKSSAEAKRKRKNTTVNAVEVMTSLLGKKPAGTPTFALTTPLIKVSLPSGITANCSQPEVVNSNSVFSSQTTSAEHPKPIMAVASLPDVVKASSVKGVTQNVRIAASSSAIHVPANSIAYLTAGPVTFQKIPVLSPQ, from the exons ACATGGGGTTGTTCGGCCACTGTCCAGAGAGAGACCCGTTTTATACTGTTGTGTGTGAACAGTGTAAGGCACTGGTGAAACCTCAAGGCCTGCGGAGCCATATGG AAATATGGCACAGACCAAGGCCTCCAGATGCTCCAGTGCCAACACCAGAACCGGTCGAGAAAGTTCTGGCAAACAGATTGCCCTCCACAAGCAAAACAGGAGCTGGAAATAAATCGGGGGCTGGAAATGTAAAATTGAAGGTGAAGAAACCTTCCCAGCCCACAGTTTCAACAGGTCATCCCCCTTCCGCAGCAGCGGCGGCCGCGGCGCCCgcgccccccacccccgcccctcctCTGGGGGCGGTGCCGGTGACGCTGACGCTGACAGTGCCGGTCTCGGTCCCTGTGCAGGTCCCAGTGCCGGCTCACGCGGCCGCCGCCTTGGCAAACGACCCCGACCTGGGGCCACCCGTAGCTTCAGTAGCTCCAGGGCCAGACGCAGTTCTGGAAACCATTCCCGTTGTAATAGAGCCTGCAAAAGCACCCGTACGGACTCACTCACCCCCCATTCGGCAGTCTCAGCAGAAGAAAAGACCTCGAGTATCAAGGGATCGAGAGTACGATCCAGACAAGCATTGCGGTGTGTGGAATCCAGAGACAGGAAGACCATGCACTCGCTCCCTTACGTGCAAGTCTCATTCCCTGTCGATGCGGCGCGCAGTGGCGGGCCGCAGCCAAAACTTCGACAGACTGCTGGCAGAACACAGGTCTGCCAAAGAAGCTTTAGGGCGAAAGGGAAAGGGTGCAGGAGCATCCCTTGCACCCTCCGCCGCAGTCCGAGGCTCAGTGCAAGGGCGGTCTCCAGCTCGGCATCGGAGTCAGTCACAG aatGCAGTACCCAGTTCGGCTGGCAACCAGTTAAACACGTCTCTTCCCATAAGAAGCGAAGGAAACGTCGTACTAGGTGAAATGCGACTGAATCATGTGGTTGCTCCTTCAGTACAGGCCATCCAAAATGTAATTACCCCAACACCAGAAACTGCAGAGAGCATTTTACGGACCCAGTCTACAACTACCTCAAAGTACCCACTTATTGCAACTCTTGCAAGGTTCACCCCAACAGTTACTGTGAAAGCGCAAGAAGACAATGTTGTTGCATATTCTCGAAAAGCTGAGGATGGCTCGTGGGTGACAACAGTTGCACCAAAGcctgttgca GTGGTTTCGCTTACCTGTCGAAAGCAGGGTGTTGTGAAGTTTTCAAGCCGACGTCCAGATCAATCAAGAAATGGCCTGCAGACTGCATtaacagaaggagttgtcagagTACCAATGACCAGTGAGATATACAGCATTCAGCTGAACAATGCTACAAATCATGCAGCATCTACGATGAAATCTGTCCTCACAAACATTAGCACCAAACCTAGTTTGTTAGGTGCAAACACACTTCTAATAAACTCAGCAAAGAATCACGTGCCAATTCTTCCCAACATAACACGTAAGAACCAGAATTCTGGTACTCAGAATAGTGCTAATAGCTTTAAAAACATTTTTGCCAAATGTGTTACGACTAGTGCAAAGACTGTGGGTAACTCAAAACCATCACTTGTGAAGACTGGTCAGTTTCATATGCCAAATATTCTTAGTGCAAGTCTGAAGAGGCCTACAGAGACATATAAATCTAGTGCTGAAGctaagaggaaaagaaaaaatacaACTGTAAATGCCGTTGAAGTTATGACCAGTTTGTTGGGAAAGAAACCTGCTGGTACTCCAACATTTGCTTTAACTACTCCTCTCATAAAGGTTTCACTTCCTAGTGGAATTACCGCAAACTGCAGTCAACCGGAAGTTGTAAACTCAAATTCTGTATTCAGCTCACAAACAACCAGTGCTGAACACCCGAAACCTATTATGGCAGTTGCTTCGTTGCCTGATGTAGTGAAAGCATCATCTGTAAAAG GTGTAACACAGAATGTAAGAATAGCAGCATCGAGTAGTGCTATCCACGTACCAGCTAACTCTATAGCCTACCTGACTGCTGGACCTGTTACATTTCAAAAAATACCAGTCCTCAGCCCTCAG